Proteins encoded in a region of the Trichomycterus rosablanca isolate fTriRos1 chromosome 26, fTriRos1.hap1, whole genome shotgun sequence genome:
- the tmem248 gene encoding transmembrane protein 248 produces the protein MVFLLNPLENLKTYISNRPPLVIFMVSVSAVAITFLTIGYFFKIKEIKSPEMTEDWNTFLLRFNELDFCISENETLKHGLNESTTPESLVTSSQSRTSTQVPLLLEDPGPINISVPITLTLDPLRPFGGYSRNITHLYATVMGQQLGLAGREAHEEMNITFTLPTSWNSDDCVLHGHCEQVGFTTCMTITTASNVFPVTVQPPHCIPETYSNATSWYKIFTTARDSDTKYSQDYNPFWCYKGAIGKVYHTLNPKLTVIVPEDDRSLINLHLMHTSYFLFVMVITMFCYAVIKGRPGKVRQSNPDFCPEKVALSES, from the exons ATG gtgTTCTTGTTAAATCCTTTGGAGAACCTAAAGACTTACATAAGTAACCGGCCACCGCTGGTCATATTCATGGTCAGCGTGAGTGCCGTCGCCATCACGTTCCTCACAATTGGATATTTCTTCAAGATCAAGGAGATTAAATCACCTGAAATGACggag GACTGGAACACGTTCCTGCTTCGATTCAACGAGCTAGACTTCTGCATCTCGGAGAACGAGACGCTCAAGCACGGCCTGAACGAGTCCACCACGCCGGAGAGCTTGGTAACAAGCAGCCAGTCACGCACCAGCACCCAGGTCCCACTGCTGCTGGAGGACCCGGGCCCCATCAACATCTCCGTTCCCATCACGCTCACTCTGGATCCGCTGAGGCCGTTCGGAGGCTACTCGCGCAACATCACTCATCTGTACGCCACCGTAATGGGCCAGCAACTCGGCCTGGCTG GCAGAGAGGCTCACGAAGAGATGAACATAACCTTTACTCTGCCCACATCCTGGAACTCGGACGACTGCGTGCTGCACGGACACTGCGAGCAGGTGGGCTTCACGACCTGCATGACCATCACCACGGCCAGTAACGTCTTCCCTGTCACAGT GCAGCCGCCCCACTGCATCCCAGAGACGTACAGCAACGCAACATCCTGGTACAAGATCTTCACCACGGCACGAGACTCAGACACCAAATATTCCCAGGATTACAACCCGTTCTGGTGTTATAAAGGCGCCATTGGGAAGGTGTACCACACTCTCAACCCCAAACTCACCGTTATCGTTCCAGAA GACGACCGCTCACTCATCAACCTGCACCTGATGCACACCAGCTACTTTCTCTTCGTGATGGTGATTACAATGTTCTGCTACGCGGTCATTAAAGGCAGACCTGGCAAAGTCAGACAAAGCAACCCGGATTTCTGTCCGGAAAAG GTGGCCCTGTCGGAGAGCTAA